One Endozoicomonas gorgoniicola DNA window includes the following coding sequences:
- the pgi gene encoding glucose-6-phosphate isomerase, translating to MSNQSSPMTPLSHLSSSDKLVELQKQLAGTHLRDLFDEDKQRFDKYTMEAAGLFLDYSKNLINDDVLASLTKMAEEARLPEAINAMFSGEKINNTEGRAVLHTALRYFGTDPIMVDGKDVMPMIRDTHKRMKEITQQVHKGEWKGHTGKPVKHIVNIGIGGSYLGLKTAINALTPYHVEGLEHHYVANIDPNEISEVLRKIDPETTLFIVASKSFGTLETLQNAQAARRFMLEQGCAEADIRKHFVAISTNLKAIDEFGIAQENTLPLWDWVGGRYSLWSTIGLMISLVVGFDNFERLLKGAGEMDNHFKTAPLDKNMPVLMGMLGIWYQNYFGAESHAVISYDYFLRDFPGHLQQMDMESNGKRTTLDGKTVDYQTGAVIWGGTGTNDQHAYHQLLHQGTRLIPVDFVAPATSHNPLGEQHPWLFANAVAQSQAMMQGKTLEEIRDEMLAAGVAAEDVERLAPHKVIPGNRPNNMIVPEKITPEVAGALIALYEQKVFVQGVLWQVNSFDQWGVELGKVLGNRVYDRITEKGATTDQDSSTNGLVNRFKQFNA from the coding sequence GTGAGCAATCAATCATCCCCGATGACCCCTCTGAGTCATCTCTCCTCTTCTGACAAACTGGTTGAACTGCAAAAGCAACTGGCAGGCACTCACCTGCGCGACCTGTTTGATGAAGACAAACAACGTTTTGACAAATACACCATGGAAGCGGCTGGCCTGTTCCTGGATTACTCCAAGAACCTGATCAACGACGATGTTCTGGCAAGCCTGACGAAAATGGCAGAAGAAGCCAGACTGCCTGAAGCCATCAATGCCATGTTCTCCGGTGAGAAAATCAACAACACGGAAGGACGTGCAGTACTGCACACCGCCCTGCGCTACTTTGGCACAGACCCGATCATGGTCGACGGCAAAGACGTGATGCCAATGATCCGTGACACCCACAAGCGCATGAAGGAAATCACTCAGCAGGTACACAAAGGCGAGTGGAAAGGTCACACCGGCAAGCCAGTCAAGCACATCGTGAACATCGGTATCGGTGGTTCTTACCTGGGCCTGAAAACCGCCATCAACGCCCTGACCCCATACCACGTTGAAGGTCTGGAGCATCACTACGTTGCCAACATCGACCCGAACGAAATTTCTGAAGTACTGCGCAAAATTGACCCGGAAACCACCCTGTTTATCGTGGCGTCCAAGTCCTTCGGTACTCTGGAAACCCTGCAAAACGCTCAGGCTGCCCGCAGGTTCATGCTGGAACAGGGTTGTGCTGAAGCGGACATCCGCAAGCACTTCGTGGCGATCTCCACCAACCTGAAAGCCATCGACGAGTTTGGTATTGCCCAGGAAAACACCCTGCCTCTGTGGGACTGGGTAGGTGGTCGTTACTCCCTGTGGTCCACTATCGGTCTGATGATCAGCCTGGTCGTTGGCTTCGATAACTTCGAACGCCTGCTCAAAGGTGCCGGAGAAATGGACAACCATTTCAAAACCGCACCTCTGGACAAAAACATGCCGGTTCTGATGGGTATGCTGGGTATCTGGTACCAGAACTACTTTGGTGCTGAGTCCCACGCGGTTATCTCTTACGACTACTTCCTGCGTGACTTCCCGGGTCATCTGCAACAGATGGATATGGAATCCAACGGCAAGCGCACCACCCTCGACGGAAAAACCGTTGATTACCAGACAGGTGCCGTTATCTGGGGTGGCACCGGCACCAACGACCAGCACGCTTACCACCAGCTGCTGCATCAGGGTACACGACTGATCCCTGTTGATTTCGTAGCCCCGGCAACTTCCCACAACCCTCTGGGTGAGCAGCACCCATGGCTGTTTGCCAACGCCGTGGCCCAGAGTCAGGCGATGATGCAGGGCAAGACCCTGGAAGAGATCCGTGACGAAATGCTGGCAGCTGGCGTAGCGGCTGAAGACGTTGAGCGTCTGGCGCCGCACAAGGTGATTCCGGGCAACCGTCCGAACAACATGATTGTGCCTGAGAAAATCACTCCGGAAGTCGCCGGTGCGCTGATCGCCCTGTACGAACAAAAAGTTTTTGTTCAGGGTGTTCTGTGGCAGGTGAACTCATTCGACCAGTGGGGCGTGGAACTGGGCAAAGTACTGGGCAACCGGGTTTATGACCGCATCACCGAGAAAGGTGCGACAACGGATCAGGACAGCTCTACCAACGGTCTGGTGAATCGCTTCAAACAGTTTAATGCCTGA
- the panC gene encoding pantoate--beta-alanine ligase, whose protein sequence is MKTVHSISEVQSAVAALKAEGKRVGFVPTMGNLHDGHLTLVEKARELCDVVVVSIYVNPLQFGPNEDYDSYPRTMEQDSQLLIEHGVDILYACQTKEIYPEGSENHTHVSVDVLDGMHCGKTRPAFFTGIATVVTKLFNIVRPDVAVFGEKDFQQLTIIRKMVRDMCMPLEIVGAPIAREATGLAMSSRNGYLTREEREVIAPTLYQCLLDAREAIIGGERDYDLLRRNAFARLAEAGFKPDYFNISNTRTLLPAVAEDQSLVILAAGYLGKARLIDNIAFDL, encoded by the coding sequence ATGAAAACCGTTCATTCGATCTCTGAAGTCCAGTCTGCCGTTGCGGCATTAAAAGCAGAAGGCAAACGTGTTGGCTTTGTTCCAACCATGGGCAATCTGCATGACGGTCACCTGACCCTGGTCGAAAAGGCCAGGGAACTGTGTGATGTGGTGGTGGTCAGCATTTATGTCAACCCATTACAGTTTGGCCCCAATGAAGATTACGACTCTTACCCCAGAACCATGGAGCAGGACAGCCAGCTGCTGATTGAGCATGGCGTGGATATTCTGTACGCCTGCCAGACTAAGGAAATCTATCCGGAAGGCAGTGAGAACCATACCCATGTCTCCGTAGACGTTCTGGATGGCATGCACTGTGGCAAAACCCGACCGGCCTTCTTTACCGGCATCGCTACCGTTGTCACCAAACTGTTTAATATCGTGCGCCCTGACGTGGCGGTCTTTGGCGAAAAAGATTTCCAGCAGCTGACTATTATCCGCAAAATGGTGCGGGATATGTGCATGCCGTTGGAGATTGTAGGTGCGCCTATTGCCCGGGAAGCGACCGGACTGGCGATGAGTTCCCGTAACGGTTACCTGACCCGGGAAGAGCGTGAAGTCATTGCTCCGACGCTTTATCAATGTCTGCTGGATGCCCGTGAAGCCATTATTGGCGGTGAACGGGATTACGACCTGCTTCGTCGCAACGCCTTTGCCAGACTGGCAGAGGCAGGGTTCAAGCCGGACTATTTCAATATCAGCAACACCCGCACGCTGCTGCCAGCAGTGGCTGAAGACCAGTCACTGGTTATTCTGGCAGCAGGCTATCTGGGCAAAGCCCGGCTGATCGACAACATTGCGTTTGATCTGTAG
- the panB gene encoding 3-methyl-2-oxobutanoate hydroxymethyltransferase, translating into MAKVTLQTLAAMKKSGEKFACLTAYDSTFANIVSTQGVEVILVGDSLGNVIQGEDTTLPVTVDDMCYHTRCVARGNKDALVMADLPFASYHDEEQAIINSARLMRAGADMVKLEGEGWLAPIVARLREQGVPVCAHLGLTPQFVNVLGGYKVQGREIDRANAMIQAAIDLEAAGTALLLLECVPVSLAREITTAVSIPVIGIGAGPDTDGQILVSYDMLNLTPGRKARFVKNFMEQADSPQEAVASYVKEVKDGSYPAEEHCFN; encoded by the coding sequence ATGGCTAAAGTTACCCTGCAAACACTGGCAGCAATGAAAAAGTCCGGTGAAAAATTTGCCTGCCTGACCGCATACGATTCCACATTTGCGAATATCGTCAGCACTCAAGGGGTTGAAGTCATCCTGGTAGGAGACTCTCTGGGCAATGTGATCCAGGGAGAAGACACCACCCTGCCCGTAACCGTTGATGATATGTGTTATCACACCCGTTGTGTTGCCAGAGGCAATAAAGATGCCCTGGTTATGGCAGACCTGCCCTTTGCGTCTTACCATGACGAAGAACAGGCGATTATCAACTCCGCCCGCCTGATGCGTGCCGGAGCGGATATGGTCAAACTGGAAGGCGAAGGCTGGCTGGCTCCGATCGTGGCCCGGCTGCGTGAACAGGGCGTTCCTGTCTGCGCTCACCTTGGACTTACGCCCCAGTTTGTTAATGTACTGGGCGGATACAAAGTGCAGGGGCGTGAGATAGACCGCGCTAATGCCATGATCCAGGCCGCCATTGATCTGGAGGCAGCAGGCACAGCTCTGCTGTTGCTGGAATGCGTACCTGTAAGCCTGGCCCGCGAAATCACCACTGCGGTTTCCATTCCAGTTATTGGCATTGGAGCGGGACCAGACACTGACGGTCAGATTCTGGTGAGCTACGATATGCTTAACCTGACACCGGGCCGCAAGGCTCGCTTTGTTAAAAACTTCATGGAACAGGCTGACTCTCCTCAGGAAGCAGTAGCCAGTTACGTCAAAGAAGTAAAAGACGGTAGCTACCCCGCTGAAGAGCATTGTTTCAACTAA
- the folK gene encoding 2-amino-4-hydroxy-6-hydroxymethyldihydropteridine diphosphokinase, protein MTRAYVALGSNLDNPGLQLQRAVDEIDSASGIQITGCSKLYLSVPLTADALNEDALNKDALSEGSPGEGSPGEEKVPEDQPDYCNAVVEIDTTLQPTELLDAMQTIENNHGRVRSVRWGPRTLDLDILLYGNETIESERLTVPHYQMHVRNFVLCPLHDIAPSLSMPDGRTVEALLQTTGKDGLKVIADQYPWF, encoded by the coding sequence ATGACCAGAGCTTACGTCGCCCTGGGCAGCAACCTCGACAATCCGGGGCTACAACTGCAACGGGCGGTTGACGAAATTGACAGTGCTTCAGGCATTCAGATCACCGGCTGTTCAAAGCTTTATCTGAGCGTCCCCCTTACCGCAGACGCTCTTAATGAAGACGCTCTTAATAAAGACGCTCTTAGTGAAGGCTCTCCTGGTGAAGGCTCTCCTGGTGAAGAAAAGGTGCCGGAAGATCAGCCGGACTACTGTAATGCGGTGGTAGAAATTGACACTACACTGCAACCCACAGAACTACTGGACGCCATGCAGACCATTGAAAACAACCATGGTCGTGTACGTTCAGTACGCTGGGGACCTCGCACACTGGACCTCGATATTCTGCTGTATGGCAATGAAACCATTGAGAGCGAACGCCTGACCGTACCGCATTACCAGATGCATGTGCGCAACTTTGTCTTGTGTCCTCTGCACGATATTGCTCCTTCCCTGTCTATGCCTGACGGCAGAACCGTTGAGGCTTTGCTTCAAACAACCGGCAAAGACGGACTGAAGGTTATTGCGGACCAGTATCCGTGGTTTTAA
- the pcnB gene encoding polynucleotide adenylyltransferase PcnB — protein sequence MLSTSIMVLVLALVLAFTAMLFWRRQKRENQPKDVHPETSSQETLSDTGSTGDLTMQNRVNRHVIPRDHHPVSRREISDNALKVLHRLTSNGYDAYLVGGCIRDIYFDLHPKDFDVATNATPEQVRRLFRNSRVIGRRFKLVHVLFGREMIEVATFRASHDNTTQDTKHGRDKSHHSDSGRILRDNVYGTMEDDALRRDFTVNALYYDARDFTVVDFCNGVQDIEDEVLRLIGDPVTRYHEDPVRMLRALRFKAKLDFTIEPETADPIFELGYLLRDIPSARLFDEILKLLQSGNGVRTFELLQDYGLLKHLFPATHRCLETSSLETSSLETSSLETGSLETSSQETGDKYSEDLIFSALRSTDQRIAKDRPVTPAFLFAAFLWGPLQRQFRDLQEQGVPPVPAMQQAAMIVLDNQCAHTAIPKRFTMTIRDIWDLQYRLERRQPKQIDGLLAHPKFRAAYDFLVLREESGEQLNQAGQWWTEIQEHSDPSRNEMIRSLRNQPGSGNGRKRRRRRQPRKRAPQNRNPES from the coding sequence ATGTTAAGCACCTCAATCATGGTTCTGGTGCTGGCCCTTGTTCTGGCTTTTACGGCTATGCTCTTCTGGCGCAGGCAGAAAAGGGAAAACCAACCAAAGGACGTACACCCTGAAACCAGCTCACAGGAAACACTCTCCGATACCGGCTCAACCGGTGACCTGACTATGCAGAATCGTGTTAACCGCCATGTGATTCCAAGAGACCACCACCCCGTATCACGACGGGAAATCAGTGATAACGCCCTGAAGGTACTGCATCGTCTGACCAGCAACGGCTACGACGCTTACCTGGTCGGTGGCTGTATTCGGGATATTTATTTCGACCTGCACCCAAAAGATTTTGACGTTGCCACCAATGCCACGCCGGAACAGGTTCGCCGCCTGTTTCGTAATTCCCGGGTGATTGGCCGACGCTTCAAACTGGTACATGTGCTGTTTGGCCGTGAAATGATTGAAGTGGCCACGTTCAGGGCCAGCCACGACAACACGACTCAGGATACGAAACATGGCCGGGATAAATCCCACCATTCCGATTCCGGCCGAATCCTGCGTGATAACGTTTACGGCACCATGGAAGACGATGCCCTGCGCCGTGATTTCACGGTGAACGCCCTGTATTACGATGCCCGTGACTTTACCGTGGTGGACTTCTGCAACGGTGTGCAGGATATCGAAGATGAAGTGTTACGCCTGATTGGCGATCCGGTTACCCGCTACCATGAAGACCCGGTGCGCATGTTGCGCGCACTTCGCTTCAAGGCAAAGCTCGACTTCACTATTGAACCGGAAACCGCTGACCCGATCTTTGAATTGGGCTATTTGCTGCGAGACATTCCGTCAGCCCGACTGTTCGATGAAATTCTGAAACTGTTGCAATCCGGAAACGGCGTTCGAACTTTCGAACTCCTGCAGGACTACGGCTTGCTGAAGCACCTGTTTCCAGCCACACACCGTTGTCTGGAAACAAGCAGTCTGGAAACAAGCAGTCTGGAAACAAGCAGTCTGGAAACAGGCAGTCTGGAAACAAGCAGCCAGGAAACAGGAGATAAGTACAGTGAAGACCTGATTTTCAGCGCCCTGCGCAGTACCGACCAGCGTATTGCCAAAGATCGCCCGGTGACACCCGCTTTCCTGTTTGCCGCTTTTTTATGGGGGCCATTGCAGCGCCAGTTCCGCGATTTACAGGAACAGGGCGTTCCTCCCGTACCTGCCATGCAACAGGCTGCCATGATCGTACTGGACAACCAGTGCGCCCATACCGCCATCCCCAAACGTTTCACCATGACCATCCGTGACATCTGGGATCTTCAGTATCGCCTGGAGCGTCGTCAGCCTAAACAGATTGATGGCCTGCTGGCGCATCCGAAATTCCGCGCCGCTTACGACTTCCTGGTGTTGCGGGAAGAGTCCGGCGAGCAACTGAACCAGGCCGGACAGTGGTGGACAGAGATTCAGGAACATTCTGACCCGAGTCGTAACGAGATGATTCGTTCTCTGCGCAATCAGCCTGGCAGTGGTAACGGCCGTAAACGTCGCCGTCGTCGCCAGCCAAGAAAGCGTGCGCCACAGAACAGGAATCCAGAATCATGA
- a CDS encoding retropepsin-like aspartic protease, translating into MKKLIIIHSLVLSILMLTTGMIAGWWLHSWPGGSGNETFENHPYQIIQWDSDLSSTTPYQTMQPYNDQPIGERSLFLQALDENRIDDALVIYQQYERNGASDFRPFRRDLEDWLNHQDSDLSINVLERFTQHYYQDESLLTRLANRYEHQDRLDSAITTLLELKSFTDSNKKRSALNERIHSLSRAVYNQQMKLDQLVTLLELFQRLSSQEANYGFYRFALSQIYLAAGDSNSAIRELEVLQTHSEFGRQAAQLLAALTPPPPMDEPEELPASTIPLSSQNGHFIIGVSAGNKETVKLLIDTGASLTTMPSDLLQRLRRKKLAARVGHTQLKTAGGYQFAPIYQLKELHIGNFIVRNLQVAELDLYELGSEGLLGMNVLGQFRFHLDQDRNTLTLHPR; encoded by the coding sequence TTGAAAAAACTGATCATTATTCACTCTCTGGTTCTATCGATCCTGATGCTGACAACGGGCATGATCGCAGGATGGTGGCTGCATTCCTGGCCGGGCGGGTCAGGCAATGAAACCTTTGAGAATCACCCATACCAGATAATCCAGTGGGACAGTGACCTCTCAAGTACTACTCCGTATCAGACCATGCAGCCCTATAATGATCAGCCCATTGGTGAACGCTCTCTGTTTCTTCAGGCTCTGGACGAGAACCGGATTGATGACGCACTGGTCATTTACCAGCAGTACGAGCGAAATGGAGCAAGCGACTTTCGCCCCTTCAGGAGAGACCTGGAAGACTGGTTAAACCACCAGGACAGTGACTTAAGTATCAATGTTCTGGAGCGTTTCACACAGCATTACTATCAGGATGAATCACTGCTAACACGACTGGCAAACCGTTATGAACATCAGGACCGGCTGGATTCCGCCATTACCACGCTGCTCGAATTAAAAAGTTTTACGGATAGCAACAAAAAGCGTTCAGCCCTTAACGAACGTATCCACTCTCTCAGTCGGGCTGTTTATAACCAGCAAATGAAACTGGATCAGCTGGTAACGCTGCTTGAACTCTTCCAGCGATTATCTTCTCAGGAAGCCAACTATGGCTTTTACCGCTTTGCCCTGTCCCAGATCTATCTGGCTGCCGGTGACAGCAACAGCGCTATACGCGAACTGGAAGTTCTTCAGACTCATTCTGAATTTGGCCGTCAGGCGGCTCAGCTACTGGCAGCACTCACCCCTCCACCGCCAATGGATGAACCGGAAGAATTGCCCGCCAGTACCATCCCTCTTTCTTCCCAAAACGGGCACTTCATTATTGGTGTGTCTGCAGGCAACAAAGAGACCGTCAAACTTCTGATTGATACCGGGGCCAGTCTCACCACAATGCCTTCTGACCTGCTGCAGAGACTGCGCAGAAAAAAACTGGCGGCAAGGGTTGGGCATACACAGCTGAAAACGGCTGGCGGATATCAGTTCGCGCCGATCTATCAATTGAAAGAGCTGCACATTGGCAACTTTATTGTCAGGAATTTGCAGGTCGCTGAACTTGACCTGTATGAACTGGGTTCAGAAGGTTTGCTGGGGATGAATGTGCTGGGGCAGTTTCGCTTTCATCTGGATCAGGATCGAAACACTCTGACTTTGCACCCGAGGTGA
- the elbB gene encoding isoprenoid biosynthesis glyoxalase ElbB, producing the protein MSKVGAGKKVAVILSGCGVYDGAEIHESVLTLLALDRQGAEYQCFAPDIPQHHVINHCTGDEMDQERNVLVESARIARGEIKPVQSLHVEDYDALILPGGFGAAKNLSDFAFNGADVRVQVDVLAITKAFADKGKPLGLLCIAPALAGRIFSEGVQATVGNDEATAQAIEATGVKHINCAVDDIVVDEQHKLVTTPAYMLANRIGEAADGIEKLVEKVLQLA; encoded by the coding sequence ATGAGTAAAGTGGGTGCAGGTAAAAAAGTGGCCGTTATTCTGTCTGGCTGCGGTGTATACGATGGTGCTGAAATTCACGAATCGGTGCTTACACTCCTCGCTCTGGATCGTCAGGGCGCTGAATACCAGTGTTTTGCGCCGGATATTCCACAGCACCATGTGATCAACCATTGCACCGGGGACGAGATGGATCAGGAGCGCAACGTTCTGGTTGAGTCTGCCCGTATCGCCCGTGGTGAGATCAAGCCGGTGCAGTCGCTGCACGTTGAAGACTATGATGCGTTGATACTGCCCGGAGGGTTTGGCGCTGCCAAGAACCTGTCGGACTTTGCCTTTAACGGTGCTGACGTTCGTGTCCAGGTGGATGTGCTGGCCATCACCAAAGCGTTCGCTGATAAAGGCAAACCGTTGGGCTTATTGTGTATTGCTCCGGCACTGGCAGGGCGCATATTCAGCGAGGGCGTTCAGGCCACCGTTGGTAACGATGAAGCAACGGCTCAGGCAATAGAGGCTACTGGTGTTAAGCACATTAACTGCGCGGTAGATGACATTGTGGTGGATGAACAGCATAAGCTGGTGACAACCCCCGCCTATATGCTGGCTAATCGCATTGGAGAAGCGGCGGATGGCATTGAAAAGCTGGTAGAGAAAGTATTGCAGCTGGCATAG
- the ftnA gene encoding non-heme ferritin — MLSQTMIDKLNEQINLEFYSSNLYLQMASWCETQGLDGCSTFFHQHAREEMQHMQKLFDYVNETGAMAILGAIDAPPHEYESVRQVFETTYEHECKVTSSINSLAHTAFSEQDYSSFNFLQWYVAEQHEEEKLFKSILDKIDMIGTEGNGLYFIDQEVSKIQTAAR, encoded by the coding sequence ATGCTCAGTCAAACAATGATCGATAAACTGAACGAGCAGATTAACCTGGAGTTCTACTCTTCCAATCTGTACCTGCAAATGGCTTCCTGGTGTGAAACCCAGGGGCTGGATGGCTGCTCTACATTTTTCCATCAACACGCACGGGAAGAAATGCAGCACATGCAGAAGTTGTTTGATTATGTCAACGAAACCGGAGCCATGGCGATTCTCGGAGCCATTGACGCACCACCCCATGAATACGAGTCCGTTCGCCAGGTGTTTGAAACCACCTACGAGCACGAGTGCAAAGTGACCAGCAGCATCAACTCACTGGCTCACACGGCGTTTTCAGAACAGGACTACAGCTCGTTCAATTTCCTGCAATGGTATGTAGCTGAACAGCATGAGGAAGAAAAACTGTTCAAGTCCATTCTCGACAAGATTGATATGATTGGTACAGAAGGCAACGGCCTGTACTTTATTGATCAGGAAGTCTCCAAAATCCAGACTGCCGCGCGCTAG
- the tenA gene encoding thiaminase II, protein MSVDTSIFYDQDTVFGKLKSACKDDWHAYCHHEFVQRIGDGTLPMECFQHYLQQDYLFLLHYARAYALAVYKSDNPDDMRAAAESVAVVIAETEIHLGYCKEWGLTEQDVIQVPEARANMAYTRYVLERGMAGDILDLQVALSPCAVGYAEIGDRLINDPATKREGNPYWHWIQSYGGDEYLAGSVKTIETIERLAESRFTDKRLVSLQKTFEEATRLEIGFWDMGINCSF, encoded by the coding sequence ATGAGTGTTGATACGTCGATTTTCTATGATCAGGACACCGTGTTTGGAAAACTAAAGTCGGCCTGCAAAGATGACTGGCATGCCTATTGTCACCATGAATTTGTGCAGCGCATTGGTGATGGTACGCTGCCGATGGAATGCTTTCAGCACTACCTGCAACAGGACTACCTGTTTTTGCTGCACTATGCCCGGGCTTATGCACTGGCGGTGTATAAATCAGACAATCCGGACGATATGCGCGCGGCTGCTGAAAGTGTTGCTGTTGTAATAGCTGAAACTGAAATTCATTTAGGCTACTGCAAGGAATGGGGTCTGACTGAACAGGACGTCATTCAGGTGCCGGAAGCCCGTGCCAATATGGCGTATACCCGTTACGTGCTGGAACGTGGTATGGCAGGAGATATTCTCGATTTACAGGTGGCGCTGTCGCCTTGTGCCGTGGGGTACGCGGAAATAGGTGATCGGCTTATCAATGATCCGGCGACCAAACGCGAAGGTAACCCTTACTGGCACTGGATTCAGTCTTATGGCGGTGACGAGTATCTTGCCGGTTCGGTAAAAACAATAGAAACCATCGAGCGTCTGGCTGAGTCCCGCTTTACAGATAAGCGACTGGTGTCGTTGCAAAAAACCTTTGAGGAAGCGACACGCCTGGAAATCGGTTTTTGGGATATGGGTATCAATTGTTCGTTTTGA
- a CDS encoding porin, which produces MQKKLLAAVVASLVAGQAMALEVYNDDTTSLSIGGRIGVKAEKAYGSKVTGKNDSSRINFKFAHKLGNGWTGHGVAEWGFRAKDEYNALGGKEDTFFNRLGFVGLDHDTYGKITAGKSWSVMQDVNGWTDSYAIGGGNAMGLYTGRVSGDVDGSARADDVLQYRNSFGGLNVGVQYQLRGDASMKDVNDVTHKFTRKNGAGVSLSYDLPMGLSLGATYAETEYEKNTDYKGQDKSKAATVGAKFENEMLKLAATYGKFENKTNTTKIGGDLDRKSTGLELFAQVNLPQVVDGFALYTGYNQLEADKQMVSGKEANSKAEFKEVAVGAIYKTGPMQFAFEWSDGERKGHDGKKIKNKSGNTYSVNARYYF; this is translated from the coding sequence ATGCAGAAGAAATTGCTTGCCGCTGTAGTAGCATCCCTCGTTGCCGGTCAGGCAATGGCACTGGAAGTTTATAACGACGACACCACCAGCCTGAGCATCGGCGGTCGTATCGGCGTCAAGGCTGAAAAAGCTTACGGCAGCAAAGTCACCGGTAAAAACGACAGTTCCCGTATCAACTTTAAGTTTGCGCACAAGCTGGGTAACGGCTGGACCGGTCACGGTGTTGCTGAATGGGGCTTCCGCGCTAAAGATGAGTATAACGCTCTGGGCGGCAAAGAAGACACCTTCTTCAACCGTCTGGGCTTTGTTGGTCTGGATCACGACACTTACGGTAAGATCACAGCTGGTAAAAGCTGGTCCGTTATGCAAGACGTAAACGGCTGGACTGACTCCTACGCTATTGGCGGTGGTAATGCCATGGGCCTGTACACCGGTCGTGTAAGCGGCGACGTTGACGGCTCTGCCCGTGCTGACGACGTACTGCAATACCGCAACAGCTTCGGCGGTCTGAACGTAGGTGTTCAGTACCAGCTGCGAGGCGATGCCAGTATGAAAGACGTTAATGATGTCACACACAAGTTCACACGTAAGAACGGTGCTGGTGTTTCCCTGAGCTACGATCTGCCAATGGGCCTGTCTCTGGGTGCGACTTACGCTGAAACCGAGTACGAAAAAAACACTGATTACAAAGGTCAGGACAAGTCCAAGGCGGCAACTGTTGGTGCCAAGTTTGAAAACGAAATGCTGAAACTGGCTGCTACTTACGGTAAGTTCGAGAACAAGACCAACACCACTAAGATTGGTGGCGATCTGGACAGAAAATCTACCGGTCTGGAACTGTTCGCTCAGGTGAACCTGCCACAGGTTGTTGACGGCTTCGCTCTGTACACTGGTTACAACCAGCTGGAAGCTGACAAGCAAATGGTTTCTGGTAAAGAAGCTAACAGCAAGGCTGAGTTCAAGGAAGTTGCTGTGGGTGCCATCTACAAGACTGGCCCAATGCAGTTCGCTTTCGAATGGTCTGATGGTGAGCGTAAAGGTCACGATGGCAAGAAGATCAAGAATAAGAGCGGCAACACCTACTCTGTTAACGCTCGCTACTACTTCTAA